CTCGATCTTTGGGACTGATTTCTTGGACAGCATTTTCTGAGACCTCAAAATGAACCAGGCGCAAAATCGTCCAAAACGCCGTTTTAGCCCTTATATTTGAGGGGGGTCCACCGAAAAGTCATTTATCTTGGACAGCAGTGAGACACATACTTCATTTTTGTCATTGCGAGGAGGCACCGCTTAGCGGGGCCGACGTGGCAATCTCATCATGAACAAGCTCTACTTTATTTATATAATGACGATTCAGAACAATACTGTGCTCTATACGGGAGTTACAAGTGACCTGAAGAAGAGAGTGTATGAGCATAGGAATAAATTAGTGGACGGTTTCACAAAAAAATATAATGTCGTTAAACTAGTGCATTATGAGATGTTCGACGATACCAGGGATGCCATCGGAAGAGAAAAGCAAATCAAGGCTGGCTCAAGGCAGAAGAAAATTCAACTCATTGAGCATATGAATCCTGAGTGGATGGATTTATATAGTGGATTGTGATAGGAACACCGAGAAGTTCAATGGGAGATTGCTTCGTCCCACACCGCGGGACTCGCAATGACAATTTGGCAAAAGATGTTTTGGGGTTTGGGATTTGCCCTACCCCTGGTAAGGTTTGAGGTACTTTTCGATCTGCCTCAGGGCGAAGCGATGGTCGGCGTCGGTCATGCCCGCAACGCAGTCCCCGGGCACTTCCACATGAAAACCGCGCATGCAGGCTTCCATGGCGGTGTAGAGGACGCAGATCTCGGTCACCAGTCCCGTGATGACGACCTTTCGCGTCCCGAGCTTCCTGAGGAGTTTCTCCATCTTCGTGCGATAGAACGCCGAGTACGTGGTCTTATCTATGATATAGTCGCGGCTGCGCGGGTTGAGCTCGGCAATGATCTCGCACCCCGAAGAACCATTGACCGCGTGCTTCGGCCACACCTTGAACTCCGGATCCTCTTTCCGATGCCGGTCGCAGACGTAGATCACCGGCACGTGCTCCCGGGCCGCCCGGGCGAGTCTTTTCTTAATATGCGAAATGATCTGCCGCGCCCGAGGAACCTCCAAGGGCGCCCCCTTGAGGACGAAGTCATTGAGCATGTCAATGACGAGTATCGCCGTGGTGCTCTTGATCCTTTTAGGCATCTCCTCCAACCCTTTCTACATCCATTGTGATAGCAAGAAACCAGACCCCACGCAATGAAAATTAGACACAAATAATGGTTTGAACTGTTTGAACCGCGAAACGTTTAACGGTTCAAACGGCTCATACTGCTCAGACAATTCAAACCCAGTCCTATAGCTCCACGCGGCGGAGCTCGGTCAACGTCCGCGCGCGTATCTGGTGAACCGTGGGGAGCTTGACCGCGATGCGCCCGCCGGTCATAAATCTCCGGTGGATGTTCTGCATCGTCCCTCCGCATGCGCAGCGGGACCGCGCGGCGCGGAGTGGCACGTTGCGGCGGCTGAAGCAGCGCGCGCAGCGCATGAGCTTCTTGGCGCCCGCTTCCTTGCCGCGCTTCGCCATCGGTCTGCCGTCAATCTCGACAATGTCGAAGGCGAAATCCACCACCGGCGCACTCGCGATCCTCGTCCCCACGCCGTAGCCGTCCGCCCATGGATTCAGCGCAAGTATCTTCTCCTCATCGAGGCCGCCGCTCACGTAGAGCCTCACGCGGCGGAACCCGTTGAGATCGAGCTCCCACCTCACCTCCCGGAGTATCGCCGGCATGTCGCCCCGTCGCGAGCGCGGCGTGTCCAGCCTGACGGCGTAGAGGTCCTTGCCGAGGGCGCGTGCGACATTGAGCGCTTCAAACTTCTCGTCGCCGAGGGTATCGATGAGCGACACGCACTTCACCTTTCGGTCGATGACCTCGCGGAATGCCCTGCTCGCCTCAACCGTATCGCCGACGCAGAGAATGAGCGCGTGCGGCATCGTGCCGGTGGGCTCGAGGCCGAGCAGCTCGGCTGAGGCGACCACCGACACGCCGTCCGCGCCGCCGGCCACTGCATTCCGGTCGATCATCGGCGCGAGGCACGGATGCATCCGCCGCGCTCCGAAGCTCAGGATCGTCCGGTCGCCCGCCGCTTTCCTGCAGCGCGCGGCTGCCGTCGCGATCCCCGAAGACTGGCAGAGGAATCCCAGGATCGGCGTCTCGTAGACACCGAAATCGTTGTAGCGCCCGGCAATGGAAAACACCACATCCCCCGCCCCGAAGACTGTTCCCTCGTCGAGGCCTCGTACCTCGATCTCCACACCGAGAGGATCGAGCATGCGC
This sequence is a window from Candidatus Auribacterota bacterium. Protein-coding genes within it:
- a CDS encoding nicotinate phosphoribosyltransferase, whose translation is MKNENLFHIAFADDVIAGRTTDVYFKRTLEILKARQINRRVVAEVRAKELPSGHPWAVFAGLEYVLRMLDPLGVEIEVRGLDEGTVFGAGDVVFSIAGRYNDFGVYETPILGFLCQSSGIATAAARCRKAAGDRTILSFGARRMHPCLAPMIDRNAVAGGADGVSVVASAELLGLEPTGTMPHALILCVGDTVEASRAFREVIDRKVKCVSLIDTLGDEKFEALNVARALGKDLYAVRLDTPRSRRGDMPAILREVRWELDLNGFRRVRLYVSGGLDEEKILALNPWADGYGVGTRIASAPVVDFAFDIVEIDGRPMAKRGKEAGAKKLMRCARCFSRRNVPLRAARSRCACGGTMQNIHRRFMTGGRIAVKLPTVHQIRARTLTELRRVEL
- a CDS encoding GIY-YIG nuclease family protein, which codes for MNKLYFIYIMTIQNNTVLYTGVTSDLKKRVYEHRNKLVDGFTKKYNVVKLVHYEMFDDTRDAIGREKQIKAGSRQKKIQLIEHMNPEWMDLYSGL
- a CDS encoding cysteine hydrolase → MPKRIKSTTAILVIDMLNDFVLKGAPLEVPRARQIISHIKKRLARAAREHVPVIYVCDRHRKEDPEFKVWPKHAVNGSSGCEIIAELNPRSRDYIIDKTTYSAFYRTKMEKLLRKLGTRKVVITGLVTEICVLYTAMEACMRGFHVEVPGDCVAGMTDADHRFALRQIEKYLKPYQG